The sequence CGGCCGCAGGGCGGACGAGGGGTATCTCGGCCGGCTCCCCCTGCCGCCGGCGGGGCTCCGGGACCGCACGCCGACGGAAGTGCTGCGCGCGGCCTGGACGTGGGGCAACCTGGAGATCCTCGCCATCTCGGCCGGGATCTGCCCGCGGTGTTCGGCCACTGTCGACCATACGCTGCGGGTCTGTGAGGACCACGACGCCAGCGACGGGCTCTGCGCGGAGTGTCGCGGCCGGCAGGCGGTCCGGCTCACGGTCTCCTGTACCAACTGCATCTTCGGGAGCGGCGGCATCTTCAGTATCAACCTGGTCTCGAACACGCACCTGCTGGACCTGCTCACCGACCACGGCCTCAACCCCGTCGTCCCCGACTCGATCCGGCAGGTCAACGAGATACACGGGGACTACGAGGAGGAACTGCTCTCCCGGGACCCCTTCCGCGCCCGCTTCACCTTCGACGTCGACGGCGACACGCTCGGCCTCGTCGTCGACGACGACCTCGAGGTCGTCGAGGCCGAACGCTCAGAGTAGGCCCCGGCTCTCGAACAGCGCCAGCAGCTCGTCCATCGAGCCGACGACCACGTCGCAGGCGGGCTCGACGTTGGGCTTGGGCTCGAACCCCACCGCCAGGCCCGCGACCTCCAGCATCGGGAGGTCGTTGGCGCCGTCGCCGACCGCGACCGTCTCGTCGTCGCCGACGACCGCCCGCAACACCTCCAGGGCGTCGTCTTTGGTCCCCTCGATCAGCGGCCCCTCGACTTCGCCCGTGAGTGCGCCGTCCGCGACCGGCAGCCGGTTCGCCACGACCGCGTCCACCTCGACGCCCTCGCGGGCGAGTGCCGCCTCGACCCCGCGCTCGAATCCCCCGGTGAGGATGGCGACGTAGACCCCCGCCTCACGGAACGCCTCGATGACCTCGGCCGCGCCGGGGCGCAGGCGGACTTCCTCGAAGGCGGCCTCCGCGTCGGCGTCGTCCAGCCCCTCCAGCAGCGCACACCGCTCCCGGAGGCTCTCGGCATAAGCGATCTCGTCGTTCATCGCCCGCTCCGTGATCTGCTCCATCTCGTCGGCGACGCCACACCGCTGGCCGAGCAACACGGTCATCTCGGAATCGGAGAGCGTCCCGTCGAAGTCGAAGGCGACGATCATGGGCCGGGTTCGCGGCCAGGGGATTCAAAGCCGGCGGTTCCCGGCGGGGTCCGCGGACCGTCGCGTCCCGTCGCTCGCGGCCCGGCTCTACAGCCCGGGCTGCTCGACGTGGCGCCGCCAGAACGACCCTTCCAGATACCGTTTCTCGACGCCGTCCCGCCCGAGCAGGCGCGCGACGCGTCCGACCGTCGCCCACAGCGCCCGCTGGAGCCCGACCGGCGCAGCCGTCATCGTCGTCTCGTCGTGCATATCCGCGCCGACCAGCAGCGCCCGGAGCGCGCCCGGGCTGCCGTACTCCCCGTCACCGCCGCGCTCGTGGGTAGCTCCCCACGCCGTGTACAGCCCCTCGACCATCAGCATCGACGGGACCTCGGCCCGGAACGCGACGACCCCGTCGGTGTCGTTGCGGAAGGTGTGTTCGCGGCCGGGCTCGACCGTCGCCGTCTCGCCGGAAGCGAGGCGGGTCGGCTCCCCCTCGACGACCACGGTCAGCTCCCCCTCGACGGCGGTGAACGTCTCCGCCGTCGGGTGGACGTGGGCGGGTGGCCGGGCCGCGTCGGGCGCGAGCCACTGGAGCAGCTCCGGACGCTCGCCACGCTCCAGCAGGGTGGCCCAGCTCCGCCCGGCGGGGTCCGAGACCAGCGGGGCCGACGAGCGCCGGAAGAGGGCGGCAGCCCGGCCCTCGGGGTCCAGGTTCAGCACTGGCCCCGCGACCGGTTCGCCGTCGCCGTCGAGTGGCCGCCCGGTCCGCACCGTGGCCGCCTCCCCGTTTCGCTCGTGCGTCCGCGTCTGACTCATACCCGGGCTACGACCACCGTTCGGGAGACGCTTCTGTGGGGTATGGGAGGGGGATTTACAAGGGTCCCGGCGATAGCCCGCCCGTGAAACAGCTCCGGGTGACCGCCAGCGTCGACCCCGACCGGGCGCCGGCGTTTTTCGACCTGCTGGCGAACTCGCCCGGGATCACGGAGACCCGGCTGCTGGACTGGAACACCGCTGCCGACCGGGACACCGTCCTCTACGCCATCCGTGGCGACGCGACGCCGTTCACCGAGGCGGCCCCCGAGGCGCCCGCTGTCGCGTCCGTCGAGACCGCCACAGCGGGGCCCGAGTGGACCCACGCGCTCGTGGAGGTCCGAACCGCCGAGACCGAGACCTTCGACGCCGTCCGCCGGGCCCGGAGCCGGCCGGGGTTGGTCGTCCGCAAGCCCATCGTCTACCGCGAGGGGGCCATGCACTTCCGGGTGGTCGGCGACCCGGCGCCGCTGCAGGCGGCACTCGAGGCGGCTCCCGGAGGAGTCGACGTCGAGGTGGAGTCAGTCGGCCGGTTCCGCGGAGCGCCGGACGCCCCCGTGGCGGCCCTGAGCGACCGCCAGCGCGAGGCCGTCGAGGCGGCGCTGGCGGCCGGCTACTACGACCAGCCACGCGGCGCGACTCACGAGGACGTGGCAGACCGGCTGGGATGTGCGCCGGCGACGGCCAGCGACCACCTCCAGAAAGCCGAGGCCAAACTCGTCCGCGCGGCTCTCGACGACCTGCGGCCGCGCTAGTGACCGACCGGAGCCCGCGCTACCGCTCGCCGCGGACCTCGCGGTCGAACCGCGCCACGAACGCCCGCAGGAACGCCGCCCGGTCCGCGGCGATCCGGCGGCCCGCGTCGGTATACATCCGGTCGGGCAGGTCGAGCAGCTTCTTGTGGACGTGGTTGTACTGGGTCGCCCCCTCGGCGGTGTCGTCGTCCGTCGGTGGCCGGTCGGGGTCGTGGATCACTTCGCCGCGCTCCCCGCCGTAGGTGAAACACCGGGCGAGCCCGACCGCCCCCAGCGCGTCGAGGTTGTCGGCGTCACAGACCAGTTTCGCCTCCGGACTCCCGGGCTCGTGGTCGTTCGAGTACCGGTGGACCCGGACCGCGTGACAGACTGCGTCGACCCGCTCCGGGTCGACACTCCGTTTCTCGAGCAGCCGCCGGGCCTCCCGTGCACCCCACTCGGCGTGGTCGTCGACGACCCCGCGGTCCTCCCGGGACCGCCCGATGTCGTGCAGCAGGACCGCCAGCCGGACCGTCTCCGGGTCGGCGTCTCCCTCGTGCTCGGCCAGCAGCCGCTCCGCGAGCGCCTCGACGCGCTGGACGTGGTGCCAGTCGTGCGCCGGGCTCACGCTCTCGAAGTACGACCGCGCGACTGCCCGCATGTCGCCGACGAGACTCACCGCGCGCACCTCCCGGACGGCGTCATGGTGCCGGTGGATCCCCCTCGTAGCCGTCCATGTCCTGGTAGAAATTCAACATCGCGAACTTGAGTTTCCCGGGGTCGAGGTCGACCATTTCGGCGCGCTCCTCGGGCGGGAAGGCCCCGCGGACGGCGTACTCGCCCATCTCCACCTCCGCGCGCTCGGTGTAGCGGGCGTCCAGCAGCACCCGCACCCCGAAGTCCTCCGGCGAGCGGACCACCCGGCCCAGCGCCTGGCGGGTCTTCCGGACCGTCGGGACCTCGACGGCGTAGTGCCAGCCGGCGTCCTCGCCGGCGACGGTCGCGCCGACCGCCTCGTCCTCGCCGACCTCGAAGGCCCCGTCGTAGGCCTCCTGGACGGCCTCCATCCGTTCGTCGAGGTGGGGGTAGGGGACGCCCACGACGACGACGGTCCGGGCGTCGTCGCCGTCGAAGCTGACCCCCTCGCCCAGCGTCCCCCACAGCGACGTGAAGAGGACTCCGTCGTCGTCCCCGGCGAAGCGCTCGCGAAGTTCGCGCGCGGGCGTGCCCGCCTCGTCGAGATACCGGGTCCCGACGGAGACCCGCTCGTGGTAGCGGGCCGCCTCCGCGTACGAGGGGAAGAAGGCGAGCGTGTTCCCGGGGGTCATCCGGGCGGCGTCCTCCAGGACCTCCGTGACGGTCTCCTGGACGCGCCGGTCGTCGCGCCTGCTCGCGAACAGGGCGGGCCCGTCGACCGCGTAAGTCCGCCGCCGACCCTCGGGGAACTGCGGGCCGTAGGCCAGCGTTTCGGGACTCTCGAGCCCCAGCACGTCCTCGGTCACCGCGAACGGCCGCAGCGTCGCGCTCATCAGCACGCTCGCGTGCAGCGACCCGAACAGCGAACTCGTGACCTCCTCCGGGATGCAGGTGTAGAGTTCGGCGCGGCCGTAGACCTCCCCCCCACTCCGGCCGCCCTCGCTTCCCGCCCCGTCCGGCCCACCGCCGTCGCCGCCGGTGCCGGCAGCGTCTCCGCCCCTGCTGCCCTGCTCTCGCCGGACGCTCACCACGGGATACGTCCCGGCGGCGTCGCCCTCCTCCAGCCACGCGGCCAGAAACCGGGCGGCCTGGAGGGTCTGACACTCCTTGCGGACGCTCGTCTCCCCCGACCGGTAGGCGTCCTCGTAGCGCTCGTCGAGCTCCCGGCCGAGTTCGACCGCCCGGTCGAGTTCCCCCTCGACGCCCGGCCCCGTGTACGCCCGCAGGAAGGCCAGCGTGAGCTCGTCCCGGCCCTCCTCGTTGTCGACCGCGAGGTCCTCCCAGTCCTCGCCGACCGTCCGCTCGGCCGGGCTCTCGGGCCCCGAGAGCGCCTCGCCGTAGGCCGTCGCGAGCGCGTCCCGGAACGTCGAGAGGACGTTCTCGGCAGCCTCCCGGCGGGGGTCCTCGACGCCGGTCAGCTCGTCGAGTGCCTCCTCCAGCGTGGTCTCGGTCAGGGTCCGCCGGGCGTGCTCGCGGGCGGCGTCCTCGACGTTGTGGGCCTCGTCGAAGACCGCGATGACGTCCTCGGGGTCCCGGCCCAGCCACCGGAAGAACTGCTCGCGGATGACCGGGTCCAGCAGGTGGTGGTAGTTGCAGACGACGAGGTCGACTCCCTCGACGCCCTCCTTGAGGAGTTCGTACCCGCACATCCCCGCCCCCTCGGCGTACTCGTAGATCTCGTCGGGGGTGCGGACGTCGTCGTACAGCCACGCGAAGAAGTCGTCGGTGTCGGCGGTCAGGTTTTGATAGTAGTGATCGCAGGTCGCCCGGTCGCCGAAGTCCGCCAGTTCCTCCTCGACGGCCTCGAGTTCGTCCATCACGGCGCCGCGGGCCTCGCCGGCCTCGCTGTCCCCGGCCTGGCTCTCCTCCAGGAGTTCGCGCTGTTTGCGCTCGAGCTCGGCCTGGTCGCGCTCGGTCTCGACCAGCTCGCGGGTGGTATCCCGCAGCGCCTGACACTCCTGGTAGCCGACGTCGATGTGACACATCGATGCCTTCCCGCGGAAGACGACCGCCCGGAGGTCGGTCGCGTCGGCGATGGCCGAGGCCTCCCGGCGGAACTGACGGGTCTGCTGGTGGACGTTGGTGGTGATGACGACCGTCTTGTCGGTCTCGCGGGCGTGTTCCAGGGCGGGAGCCAGCGCCGCCAGCGTCTTCCCGGTCCCGGTCGCCCCCTCGAAGAGGACGTCCGTCCCCGCCTCCAGCGCCTCGTGGATGGTCCCCATCGCCTCCCGCTGGTGGTCGTAGGGCTCGTCGTAGGGGAAAAAGCGCAGGTAGGAGGGCGACGAGCCCGCCGGGGGCCCCGAGGTCTCTGACACACCGGGGGTTGTGCGCTCCCGGATATAAACTCCGGCCCCGGGGCGGATGTGGACGCCCCCGGAGCGGGTGTCGGGCCGGGGCTTCGCTCTCCCGAGTCACCGCGAGCCGGTGTCGACCCGCGGGTCCAGCGCCCGGTAGGAGAGGTCCTGGACGACGCTTCCGACGACCCCGACGCCGATGATGACGACCGTTCCGCCGAGCACGACCGGGAGGTCACGGCTCTCGATGGCCCTGACGAGCACGAGCCCGAGCCCCTCGATGCCGAACAGGGCCTCGATGACGAAGACCGCGAGCACGAGCAGCGTGAGCACCTCGGTGAAGAGCATCGACACCACGGGGATGGCGGCGTTGCGGAGCACGTGGACCGCGACCCGGCGCTCGCTCGCGCCCTTCGCGCGCACCAGGTCGACGAACTCCGCGGTCGCGTACTCCCGGCCGTAGGCCCGCGTGTAACTCGCGTACCCGCCCAGCAGCGCCGTCGTCGTCAGCAGCACCGGCAGGAGGTGCTCGAAGACCAGCGCCGACTCCCCGACGACGCCGTCGAGCGCCAGCGAGAGGACGATCCCCCCGACCCAGAAGTTCGGCAGCGCGAAGACGAGGTAGGCCGTCCCCATCCCCGTGCTCGCCAGCCGGCCCTCGGGGCGCAACGCGGCGTAAAGCCCGATGAGCAGGCCGGCCACGACCGCCAGCGCGACCGCCGGGAGAACGTACATCGCGGTCCGGGTCGCGGCGTCGACCACGAGCGAGAACGCGGGCTCGCCGGTGGCAAACGACGGTCCCCAGTCCAGCGTCACCATGTTGCCGAGCCAGTCGAGATACTGGTCAAGCAGCGGGCGGTCCAGCCCGCGGGAGGCCAGATACTCCTGGCGGAGGGTCTCGACCGACGTCTCCGAGGCGCCACTCCACCTGGCCAGCCCGACCTCTTCCTGTAACACCCAGTCGCCCGTCAGCGTGAAGAGGGCGAACACCGTCGTCAGCACGCCCCAGACGGCCACCAGTCCCAGACCGACCCGCTTCGCGACCACGCCCCCGACGGTCACAGCGACCACCGACGCCGTGGACGGACATCCGTGCGTGCACGCTCTCTGGAGGGCATACCGCGTGTCTGTCACCCGACGCTCAAAAAAATGCATCCATACCGGTAGCCACGGTGACAAAAAACGTTTAGGGTGTTGGCCACTCCCCCCGTGTATCCCTCCATGCCCTCCCCGTCCGCCGACCCTCCGGAGTTCAAGCAGGTCCCGTGGGACGAGGTCGAGCCGCCCCGCCGGCTGCTCACCGCCGAGCGGGCCGTCCTCGTCGCCGGCCTGGCCGCCGTCGCGGCACTGCTCGCGTACGACCTGACCGTCGAACCGCCGACGCTCGCCGCCGGCTGGGACGTCTCGCAGATCGAGTGGGGCGTCCTGGTCTCGGCGGTCGTCCTGCTCGCCTACGGGCTGGTCCCGGTGTTGCGCCGGCGGGCCGGGCTCCGGCGGGTGCTCGGCCGGCTCCGCTCGCGGCCGGCCGCCCTCGCCGCCGCGGCCTTCCTGACCCTCTTCGCGCTCGTCGCGCTTCTCGGACCGGTCGTCCTCTCCCGCCCCCGGCTCCAGTTCCAGCATGCCTTCCACCCGCCGGTGGGCTTCTCGACGGGGGTCGACGTCTACCAGTGTGTCGGCGAGACGACCGGCTCGGTGTTCGAACAGCGGTGTCACGGCACGATGGAGTTTCCGCTTGGAACCAACCGCCGGGGCCACCCGGTGGGTCACCTGCTCGTCAACGGCGCCCGGACCGCCCTGAACGTGCTCCTGGTGACGGCGGCGCTGGTCGTCCCCGTGGCCGTGCTCACCGGTCTCGTCGCCGGCACCCGCGGCGGCCTCGTCGACGACCTCCTGATGGCCTACGTCGACGTCCAGATCTCTGTCCCTGCGGTCATGGTCTACTTCATCGGCTTCGTCTACCTGGGCCCCTCGCTGCTGTTGCTCGTGGTCGCCTTCGGCCTCTTCAGCTGGGGCGGGATCGCCCGGCTGGTCCGCAGCGAGGTGCTCCAGCGCCGCGAGAGCGGCTACGTCACCGTCGCCGAGAGCCTGGGGGCCTCCCGCTCCTACATCGCCCGCAGACACGTCCTCCCGAACGTCACCAGCACGGTCGTCCCGGCGGTGTTCCAGCTGCTCGCCCTGCTGGTGCTGGTCGAGGCCGGCGTGGCCTTTCTGGGCTTTCACGACATCCAGGTCTACTCCTGGGGCGCGACGATAAGCGAGGGGCTCAACGCCGTGGTGGCCGGCCAGGTCCAGAACCGGGCGCAGGTGCCCGCCTACCGGATCTGGTGGGTGTCGACGTTCCCGGCGCTGGCGCTGGCGGCGACGATGCTCTCGCTGAAGCTGCTCGGCGACGCCCTCCGGGACGCGCTGGACCCGCGGGGTGGTGAGGAATGACCGACCCGTTGCTCGCCGTCGAGGGGCTGGAGACGACCGTCCCGGCTGACGGGGGGACGGTCCGGGCGGTCGACGGCGTCGACTTCACCGTCGGGCGCGGCGAGACGGTCTGTCTGGTGGGCGAATCGGGGAGCGGAAAGACGCTGACCTGTCAGTCGCTGACGGGGCTGGTCCGGCCGCCGGTCGAGGTCACCGGGGGGTCGGTCCGGTTCGACGGGACCGAACTCGTCGGCGCCGGCGCGGCGACGCTGCGGCGGGTCCGCGGTGACCGGGTCGCCCACGTCTTCCAGAACCCACAGCAGGCGCTGGACCCGGTCTACACCGTCGGCGCCCAGGTCGCCGAGGCGCTGACCGTCCACCGCGACGTCGGTGACGCGGCCGCCCGCGAGCGGGCGGTCGACCTGCTCGACCGCGTGGGGATCCCCCGGGCGGACGTCCGGGTCGACGACTACCCCCACGAGTTCTCCGGCGGGATGCGCCAGCGGGTCGCCATCGCGGTCGCACTCGCGGCCGACCCCGACCTCGTCGTCGCCGACGAGCCTACCACTGCGGTCGACGTGACCGTCCAGGCCCGCTTGCTGGAACTGCTCGGCGACGTGACCGCCGACGGGACCGCCCTCCTGCTCGTGACCCACGACCTCCGGGTGGTGGCCGCCCTCGCCGACCGCGTGCTCGCGATGTACGGCGGCACCGTCGTCGAGCGCGGCCCCGTCGGACGGGTGTTCGAGGCGCCCGCCCACCCCTACACCCAGGCGCTGTTCGACAGCTTCCGGACTGGCGGGGGCCCACCGGCGGAACCCGCGGCCGACCGCGACGCCCGCGCCCGGGAGGACCTCCCCGCGGACGGCTGCCGGTTCCGCGGGGAGTGCCCCCACGCCGTCGAGGCGTGTGCCGGCGG comes from Salinirussus salinus and encodes:
- a CDS encoding ArsR/SmtB family transcription factor — protein: MSGDGDSERLSPDDAFATLGNETRLGILQALGRAGEDLSFSELRDRVGVADSGQFNYHLEQLVGHFVRKTDEGYQLRRAGRRVVEAVLSGAVTDAPDLDRTRVEETCELCGAPIEVARDGGSIAMYCTECAGRYSHAYGEDRTGRRADEGYLGRLPLPPAGLRDRTPTEVLRAAWTWGNLEILAISAGICPRCSATVDHTLRVCEDHDASDGLCAECRGRQAVRLTVSCTNCIFGSGGIFSINLVSNTHLLDLLTDHGLNPVVPDSIRQVNEIHGDYEEELLSRDPFRARFTFDVDGDTLGLVVDDDLEVVEAERSE
- the serB gene encoding phosphoserine phosphatase SerB: MIVAFDFDGTLSDSEMTVLLGQRCGVADEMEQITERAMNDEIAYAESLRERCALLEGLDDADAEAAFEEVRLRPGAAEVIEAFREAGVYVAILTGGFERGVEAALAREGVEVDAVVANRLPVADGALTGEVEGPLIEGTKDDALEVLRAVVGDDETVAVGDGANDLPMLEVAGLAVGFEPKPNVEPACDVVVGSMDELLALFESRGLL
- a CDS encoding cupin domain-containing protein — translated: MSQTRTHERNGEAATVRTGRPLDGDGEPVAGPVLNLDPEGRAAALFRRSSAPLVSDPAGRSWATLLERGERPELLQWLAPDAARPPAHVHPTAETFTAVEGELTVVVEGEPTRLASGETATVEPGREHTFRNDTDGVVAFRAEVPSMLMVEGLYTAWGATHERGGDGEYGSPGALRALLVGADMHDETTMTAAPVGLQRALWATVGRVARLLGRDGVEKRYLEGSFWRRHVEQPGL
- a CDS encoding helix-turn-helix domain-containing protein, whose product is MKQLRVTASVDPDRAPAFFDLLANSPGITETRLLDWNTAADRDTVLYAIRGDATPFTEAAPEAPAVASVETATAGPEWTHALVEVRTAETETFDAVRRARSRPGLVVRKPIVYREGAMHFRVVGDPAPLQAALEAAPGGVDVEVESVGRFRGAPDAPVAALSDRQREAVEAALAAGYYDQPRGATHEDVADRLGCAPATASDHLQKAEAKLVRAALDDLRPR
- a CDS encoding HD domain-containing protein, giving the protein MRAVARSYFESVSPAHDWHHVQRVEALAERLLAEHEGDADPETVRLAVLLHDIGRSREDRGVVDDHAEWGAREARRLLEKRSVDPERVDAVCHAVRVHRYSNDHEPGSPEAKLVCDADNLDALGAVGLARCFTYGGERGEVIHDPDRPPTDDDTAEGATQYNHVHKKLLDLPDRMYTDAGRRIAADRAAFLRAFVARFDREVRGER
- a CDS encoding ATP-dependent DNA helicase, with amino-acid sequence MSETSGPPAGSSPSYLRFFPYDEPYDHQREAMGTIHEALEAGTDVLFEGATGTGKTLAALAPALEHARETDKTVVITTNVHQQTRQFRREASAIADATDLRAVVFRGKASMCHIDVGYQECQALRDTTRELVETERDQAELERKQRELLEESQAGDSEAGEARGAVMDELEAVEEELADFGDRATCDHYYQNLTADTDDFFAWLYDDVRTPDEIYEYAEGAGMCGYELLKEGVEGVDLVVCNYHHLLDPVIREQFFRWLGRDPEDVIAVFDEAHNVEDAAREHARRTLTETTLEEALDELTGVEDPRREAAENVLSTFRDALATAYGEALSGPESPAERTVGEDWEDLAVDNEEGRDELTLAFLRAYTGPGVEGELDRAVELGRELDERYEDAYRSGETSVRKECQTLQAARFLAAWLEEGDAAGTYPVVSVRREQGSRGGDAAGTGGDGGGPDGAGSEGGRSGGEVYGRAELYTCIPEEVTSSLFGSLHASVLMSATLRPFAVTEDVLGLESPETLAYGPQFPEGRRRTYAVDGPALFASRRDDRRVQETVTEVLEDAARMTPGNTLAFFPSYAEAARYHERVSVGTRYLDEAGTPARELRERFAGDDDGVLFTSLWGTLGEGVSFDGDDARTVVVVGVPYPHLDERMEAVQEAYDGAFEVGEDEAVGATVAGEDAGWHYAVEVPTVRKTRQALGRVVRSPEDFGVRVLLDARYTERAEVEMGEYAVRGAFPPEERAEMVDLDPGKLKFAMLNFYQDMDGYEGDPPAP
- a CDS encoding ABC transporter permease; this translates as MTVGGVVAKRVGLGLVAVWGVLTTVFALFTLTGDWVLQEEVGLARWSGASETSVETLRQEYLASRGLDRPLLDQYLDWLGNMVTLDWGPSFATGEPAFSLVVDAATRTAMYVLPAVALAVVAGLLIGLYAALRPEGRLASTGMGTAYLVFALPNFWVGGIVLSLALDGVVGESALVFEHLLPVLLTTTALLGGYASYTRAYGREYATAEFVDLVRAKGASERRVAVHVLRNAAIPVVSMLFTEVLTLLVLAVFVIEALFGIEGLGLVLVRAIESRDLPVVLGGTVVIIGVGVVGSVVQDLSYRALDPRVDTGSR
- a CDS encoding ABC transporter permease, which gives rise to MPSPSADPPEFKQVPWDEVEPPRRLLTAERAVLVAGLAAVAALLAYDLTVEPPTLAAGWDVSQIEWGVLVSAVVLLAYGLVPVLRRRAGLRRVLGRLRSRPAALAAAAFLTLFALVALLGPVVLSRPRLQFQHAFHPPVGFSTGVDVYQCVGETTGSVFEQRCHGTMEFPLGTNRRGHPVGHLLVNGARTALNVLLVTAALVVPVAVLTGLVAGTRGGLVDDLLMAYVDVQISVPAVMVYFIGFVYLGPSLLLLVVAFGLFSWGGIARLVRSEVLQRRESGYVTVAESLGASRSYIARRHVLPNVTSTVVPAVFQLLALLVLVEAGVAFLGFHDIQVYSWGATISEGLNAVVAGQVQNRAQVPAYRIWWVSTFPALALAATMLSLKLLGDALRDALDPRGGEE
- a CDS encoding ABC transporter ATP-binding protein, producing MTDPLLAVEGLETTVPADGGTVRAVDGVDFTVGRGETVCLVGESGSGKTLTCQSLTGLVRPPVEVTGGSVRFDGTELVGAGAATLRRVRGDRVAHVFQNPQQALDPVYTVGAQVAEALTVHRDVGDAAARERAVDLLDRVGIPRADVRVDDYPHEFSGGMRQRVAIAVALAADPDLVVADEPTTAVDVTVQARLLELLGDVTADGTALLLVTHDLRVVAALADRVLAMYGGTVVERGPVGRVFEAPAHPYTQALFDSFRTGGGPPAEPAADRDARAREDLPADGCRFRGECPHAVEACAGGDQPSFHAVDGAAAPADRDGHAASCVYYGPDRDPARVLADSASLSGGEGDD